A part of Miscanthus floridulus cultivar M001 chromosome 6, ASM1932011v1, whole genome shotgun sequence genomic DNA contains:
- the LOC136457818 gene encoding glycosyltransferase BC10-like — protein sequence MKDTNMPTRAPRSVGKLLYVVHMLLFVSLGFVLGMASIAKFPNIYTPFVASLPFPTPPLPPPPPPAATPLLPAPQNLRMGLMDLLAPSGVIHNMTDEELFWRASMAPKGHRTPYRRVPKIAFLFLVRGELPLRPMWEKFFAGHHELYSIYVHTDPSYTGSPPPDSVFYGRMIPSKETKWGHVSLVEAESRLLASALLDHGNERFVLLSEACIPVYNFSTVYAFLTGSATSFVDSYGNGDCRARYDRFFAERTNITIEHWRKGAQWFEMDRALALEVVADEPYIQMFRDFCVGRWRCLTDEHYLPTLLNLLGWTRNANRSLTYADWKRPQGMHPHTHDGAEVTEELINKIREDGGNRCFYNGARDGICSLFARKFSPDTLEPLLRLAPKVMGFG from the exons ATGAAGGACACAAACATGCCCACACGGGCGCCGCGCTCAGTCGGGAAACTCCTGTACGTGGTTCATATGCTTCTCTTCGTCTCCTTGGGATTTGTCCTAGGCATGGCGTCCATAGCCAAGTTTCCAAACATCTACACCCCTTTCGTTGCATCATTGCCCTTTCCGACGCCACcactgccgccgccacctccaccagcAGCAACGCCATTGCTGCCAGCACCACAAAACCTACGAATGGGGCTGATGGACTTGCTTGCGCCAAGCGGCGTTATCCACAACATGACCGACGAGGAGCTGTTCTGGAGGGCGTCTATGGCGCCCAAGGGACATCGCACGCCTTACCGCCGTGTGCCCAAGATTGCCTTCTTGTTCCTGGTAAGAGGGGAGCTGCCACTGCGTCCTATGTGGGAGAAGTTCTTTGCGGGGCACCACGAGCTCTACTCCATCTACGTCCACACTGATCCCTCCTACACCGGCTCGCCGCCGCCGGACTCCGTGTTCTACGGCCGCATGATCCCAAGCAAG GAAACGAAATGGGGACACGTGAGCCTGGTGGAGGCAGAGAGCCGGCTGCTGGCGAGCGCGCTCCTGGACCACGGCAACGAGCGCTTCGTGCTGCTGTCGGAGGCGTGCATCCCCGTCTACAACTTCTCCACCGTCTACGCCTTCCTCACCGGCTCCGCCACCAGCTTCGTCGACAGCTACGGCAACGGCGACTGCCGGGCGCGCTACGACAGGTTCTTCGCGGAGCGCACCAACATCACCATCGAGCACTGGCGCAAGGGCGCGCAGTGGTTCGAGATGGACCGGGCGCTGGCGCTCGAGGTCGTCGCCGACGAGCCCTACATCCAGATGTTCCGCGACTTCTGCGTCGGGCGGTGGCGCTGCCTCACCGACGAGCACTACCTCCCGACGCTGCTCAACCTGCTGGGGTGGACGCGGAACGCCAACCGGAGCCTCACGTACGCTGACTGGAAGCGGCCGCAGGGGATGCACCCGCACACCCACGACGGGGCCGAGGTGACGGAGGAGCTGATCAACAAGATCAGGGAGGACGGCGGCAACCGCTGCTTCTACAACGGCGCCCGCGACGGGATCTGCAGCCTGTTCGCGCGCAAGTTCTCGCCGGACACGCTCGAGCCGCTGTTGCGCTTGGCTCCCAAGGTCATGGGCTTTGGGTGA
- the LOC136460339 gene encoding glycosyltransferase BC10-like codes for MRGTSKSMPMSHLGRKILNVVPMLLVFSLGFVLGMISDSKFPNFYIPFVPPMPSPAIPLPQLPVSSPSPPLQPIPPPPSLQLQVAGVMRFLGPKSAMHNMMDEELFWWASMAPKVCSTPYHRVPKVAFLFLTTGNLPLWPLWEMFFNEHDGLYSIYVHTDPSYTGSLPEESVFYGRIIPSQKTMWGDMSLVAAERRLLANALLDLSNERFVLLSESCIPLYDFPTVHAVLTGSNTSFVDSFVNHDSEVRYNPFFADRSNITLAQWRKGAQWFEMDRALAREVVSDDTYFPAFREYCAAQPNCLMDEHYIPTLLSLIGWRHNANRTLTYADWRIGEVHPQTYGRDDVTEDLIRKIRGGAGSGRNCTYNDGANGTCYLFARKFAHDALEPLFRLAPKVMGFA; via the exons ATGAGAGGTACAAGCAAGTCTATGCCGATGTCTCACTTGGGCAGGAAAATCCTCAACGTGGTGCCTATGCTTCTCGTCTTTTCCTTAGGATTTGTCCTGGGCATGATCTCCGACTCCAAGTTCCCAAACTTCTACATCCCTTTTGTTCCACCAATGCCCTCTCCTGCAATTCCTTTGCCACAGCTTCCTGTGTCATCACCATCCCCACCCTTGCAGCCTATACCGCCGCCACCATCACTGCAACTGCAAGTGGCAGGGGTGATGCGCTTCTTGGGGCCAAAGAGCGCCATGCACAACATGATGGACGAGGAGCTGTTCTGGTGGGCATCCATGGCACCGAAGGTCTGCAGCACGCCGTACCACCGTGTGCCAAaggttgccttcttgttcttgacaaCAGGGAACCTGCCTTTGTGGCCTTTGTGGGAGATGTTCTTCAATGAGCACGATGGCCTGTACTCCATCTATGTGCACACTGATCCTTCCTACACTGGTTCGCTTCCGGAGGAGTCCGTGTTCTATGGTCGCATAATACCAAGCCAG aAAACGATGTGGGGGGATATGTCTCTTGTGGCGGCGGAGCGCCGGCTCCTGGCAAACGCCCTGCTAGACCTCAGCAACGAGCGCTTCGTGCTGCTCTCGGAGTCATGCATCCCCCTCTACGACTTCCCCACTGTGCACGCCGTCCTCACCGGCTCCAACACCAGCTTCGTAGACAGCTTTGTGAACCACGACAGCGAGGTGCGCTACAACCCCTTCTTCGCCGACCGCAGCAACATCACCCTTGCACAGTGGCGCAAGGGCGCCCAATGGTTTGAGATGGACCGTGCCCTCGCCCGTGAAGTCGTCTCCGACGACACCTACTTCCCGGCGTTCCGTGAGTACTGCGCTGCCCAGCCGAACTGCCTCATGGACGAGCACTACATCCCAACTCTGCTGAGCTTGATCGGGTGGAGGCACAACGCCAATCGGACGCTCACGTACGCAGACTGGAGGATTGGGGAAGTGCACCCACAGACGTACGGGAGAGATGACGTGACAGAGGATCTGATCAGGAAGATCAGGGGAGGCGCCGGCAGTGGTAGGAACTGCACCTACAATGACGGGGCGAATGGGACCTGCTACCTGTTTGCGCGCAAGTTCGCACATGATGCGCTCGAGCCGCTGTTCCGATTGGCTCCCAAGGTTATGGGGTTTGCGTGA